From Paenibacillus sp. FSL H8-0537:
CGAAGGGCGAAATTACTTTTTTGCATGTGGATGCAGGTGCACAAAGACTAGCATCTTCCCAGCCATTAATGGCAAAGAGAACGCCAGCTGAAATTAAATCGATCCTTGACAGAAACAAGAATGGGCTATGGGGTAACGCTAAAATTACAGGAGAAGGCGTTCGTGAAGAGGATTTGTCTGATATTGTAACTTATTGGTATATGCAAGAGTCAGAAGAAATAAGAATGAAGCTTTCCGTACAAACACAAGGCAATTGTATCGTCCGTATACTGAGTGAAACGGAAATCCTTACAGAAACGATGGGCAAAGTCGTCAGGCAGGAGTTTCGTGATTCTGCACTTAATTTATCAGGATTTGTCGGTTCTTTTTTATCGACAATCGCTGGCGTTCTTTTGCTCATTTATGTGGAGGGCGCCCATCATTCGCTGCTTAGCTTAGGCATAGGATTAGTCATTGCTGCTGCTGTCTTGCTTACAGTCAACAATGATATTTCTATGAGTATCGTTAATGCGTTTGATTCCCGTTTGACTATTAAGTCTGTGTATGCGATCGGAATTGTCTCCGCTGTTGTAGCAAGCATCGCTTATGGCTGTATGGCATTTATTACATCGCTTGCGGGCGTGAAATTAGCTGTAGGGCAGTCACTTTTGTTATTCAATGACGCATTCCTGCAAATAACGATAGGGTGCTGTTCAGCCTTAGCAGCATTAGGAGTTTTTGCTTTTTTATTTAAGCTTCTAGAATCTAAAGGCGTTGTTCGCGTATCGCCAGAGCTCTCGGACCGGTCCGTTTTTTTATCCGGCTTTCGGCTCAAGCAATGCTTAAGCATTAGTTTGCAAAGCTCTATTTTGGAAGAAATTATTTTTCGCTTATTGGGCATTTCAACTCTATTATGGTTTTTTCAAAATGAATGGCTTGCAGTGGCCATCACTTCGATTTTATGGGCATTTTTGCACCAAGGAAGCGGATATAACCCAGGGTGGATTAGATGGGCCCAGTTAGTGGTGTTTGGCATATTTTTAGGGTTCATATTTATTCATTATGGTTTTCTAGCAGTAGTAGTGGCTCATTTTGTTCATAATTTTGTTTTGCTCTCTATCCCGATTCTTTATTATAAGCTTCAGTTGAAAAGCGCAATTGGGGTTAAGGCTGAGCCTGCTTCACACCACTCTTTCATCAATAAATAAGGAGGCAGCATATGGAGCAGCTGTTGCTTGTGCAAAATTTGGTCAAGCAATATCCCGGTAACGAAGGAGTCGAGAACATTGGTTTTACGATAGGACGGGGGGAAATTGTCGGCCTGCTCGGCGCGAATGGAGCTGGGAAAACGACAACTCTGCGTTGTATTGCAGGTCTCTACAAGCCCCAGCAAGGAACCATTACAATTGATGGATTTAAGGCGGGCTCCGAGCAAGCTCAAAGGCTGCTTTCCTTTATTCCTGATAGTCCCTTCCTGTATCCTATGCTTACAGTAGCTGAACATTTGCAATTTAAAGCTAAAGCTTTCCGTATTCCCCCGAAAAAGCTGGAGGAAGCTGTACTTTTAGCACTTAAAGAGGTGAATTTGGAGTCATATGCAAACCGCCCAGCGGGCAATCTGTCCAGAGGCCAAAAACAGCGCGTCGTTCTAGCAGCAGCAGTCATTCAACAGGCGGACTTATATCTATTTGACGAGCCCACTGTTGGGCTCGATATTCCCTCTAAAGAATGGTTGGCTCAATGGCTCCTGAAAAATAGAACCCATAACAAAAGCATTATTGTGTCCTCACATAGTCTTGAGTTTGTTATGGAAACAGCGCAGCGCGTTATTTTAATCAAAAAGGGCCGAATTGTCGCTGAAAGTATCGTCCCTAGTGATGAAGAACAGCGATTGCTCTGGAAAAAAGAGGTTATTGGGCAACTAGGGGGTCATCTGCCGGATGATTAACCTTGCTGTCTTCTTGCTCAAAAACAGCACAAGGCATTGGCTAACGAATAAGAAGGGCAGCAAAGTTACCCTTATTGCACCGCTACTCATTCTAGCCTTATTTACTTTGCTGCAATTGAATGTATTGTCAAAGCCAGAGGAAGCTATGGCACAGCTCGTTGGTTGGGTTGTCATCGTTATTTTATTTATTTTTATTCTCTTTGGCTTAT
This genomic window contains:
- a CDS encoding CPBP family intramembrane glutamic endopeptidase, producing MVTIILFIAAAMIGLVLFIKNRPRSYPSILMPKDQAIAVAADYLQLLCGLDVSGWRAYSMYWNDRETVNRLHHLNMLDRLRSVLYQWGLVESWRIRFVKQGSSVAVGINAKGEITFLHVDAGAQRLASSQPLMAKRTPAEIKSILDRNKNGLWGNAKITGEGVREEDLSDIVTYWYMQESEEIRMKLSVQTQGNCIVRILSETEILTETMGKVVRQEFRDSALNLSGFVGSFLSTIAGVLLLIYVEGAHHSLLSLGIGLVIAAAVLLTVNNDISMSIVNAFDSRLTIKSVYAIGIVSAVVASIAYGCMAFITSLAGVKLAVGQSLLLFNDAFLQITIGCCSALAALGVFAFLFKLLESKGVVRVSPELSDRSVFLSGFRLKQCLSISLQSSILEEIIFRLLGISTLLWFFQNEWLAVAITSILWAFLHQGSGYNPGWIRWAQLVVFGIFLGFIFIHYGFLAVVVAHFVHNFVLLSIPILYYKLQLKSAIGVKAEPASHHSFINK
- a CDS encoding ABC transporter ATP-binding protein, translated to MEQLLLVQNLVKQYPGNEGVENIGFTIGRGEIVGLLGANGAGKTTTLRCIAGLYKPQQGTITIDGFKAGSEQAQRLLSFIPDSPFLYPMLTVAEHLQFKAKAFRIPPKKLEEAVLLALKEVNLESYANRPAGNLSRGQKQRVVLAAAVIQQADLYLFDEPTVGLDIPSKEWLAQWLLKNRTHNKSIIVSSHSLEFVMETAQRVILIKKGRIVAESIVPSDEEQRLLWKKEVIGQLGGHLPDD